The genomic stretch ATTTGGAGATGCAATTTCATATCAAAATATGTCattttattaacaaaaaaaaaagttaattctGAGGTCAATTAAAATAGCAAGATAAAGACAAAAACTACGCAACATATTACTTGTCAAAACAAAATATCTATACAGTACGtgaattacaaaaaaatctgGATTTCATACATCCTTGTAATGGTACTTTTCAGTGATATTGGCGATGCTGTCGAGAGCATTGAGGCTTCTCAGAACAGTCAAAACGTCTGCAATGACCTCCCTGCAAGAGAAAATACATCAGTGCACCAGGACGGAACTATCAAGTCCAGATTCCACTGCAATTAAACCCAGAGCAGCACCTCCCTGCCCAGGGCACTGTTACCTTTGGCTGGTGACGTCTGGGTCTTTCTCACAGAGCGAATGTGTCGTCTGGAGGAGGTGACGGATGAAGTTCTGCAGCTGAGGAATTGAAGAGTGGCTTTCTGCCTCCGTAAACCAGGATTTCGGGAAACACGCTGCCACCTATTTCAAAACAAACATTTGCAAGAGAAATATCTCACCAGTGTCACACAATGCACAACCATTTAGCTCTGTAACCTGAACCCATCAACATATGAAATGAAAAATTCAGTTTAGCTTTAAAATGTTTCTGTCAAGCAGGAAAGTTCTCTGGATACCTTTTTGCACTTCTCCAAAGATTCCTTTTCAGGTGGTGCATTGAGAAGAACCATCATCAAGTAGCGATTCAGCAGTTTATCTAGTGCCAATTCCATCAGCACGTTTTCTGGGACCAACCCATCCCATAAGGTAATGTTTCCAAGGAGCTAATGGATCACAAAACAAGTTTCTGTTGGTCCAATCTATGCAAACAGATCAACTTAGATTTAAAGTTCAACACAAAGAAACATATACCTTCACAGCTGACCAAAACTGCCTGTCTTGAAATCTATATGCCTGCCAGGTTTTGTCATCCAAAAACCTGTTTgaaattaaatatactttaaTTTTGTAGCCTGAACAAAAGGACGATAACGAAATTCAGTTTGTTCAACATCAGTCTGCAAGAGGTTTCTTCAGTCAAGAAAATAATCTGAGGCTTTTAATATGGTCTAAATTGCAAAATTAATACTCATCACATAAAACTCACCATGTGACTGTAACTGAAAATTAACAAATCAATAAATTAATTGCGTAAATTAGCATCAATGACAAAGACGCTCCGGTGACTTACTTTTTAGGATAAAGAGGAACGTAAACATCTTCATCCACAGCACTCCTCAGTCTTGTAGTAACAGCCTCCAGAAAAGCCTTGCAAGTGGATTTTAACAGGCTTAGCGCATCATGAACTCAGCTTCAGGAAACAGACCACATGAAAACGGCCATGCTGGGTACATAACAACCACTGTTAGCCAATAAAATCTGCACCTTAGCATTCTTGTTCTGTTCTCCATCAAATACATGGTAATCATCCTGCAGTCTCTGGCAAAGGTTTACAAGGCAGTGACACTGTCCCGATGACAGAGGGTCCCAGGTAAGTTCCACAAAACCTGTGTGTGAAATAACAAAAGCTGAATCGGCTTGACAGAATGCTATAAAGACCATTTCAAGAAAATTTGTGTAAACAAATATGGAACTTCAGACGGTATAAAGATCAGTGAGAGCTGACCTTCTATTTTCGGTaagatgctcttctggatgatcGAAGGCAATGTTTCTTTGTCTGCGTTATCAGATTCCTCATATCCCTGgccatggcagaatttctcGACTGCAGAGTACCAGGGTAAAGACTCAAAGTCCTCACTGTCAACctcaaataaaatataaaatacattctGAAAACTGTGCAGACCATTATGGGAAATAGtcattgtgtatatataaagaAAGCAATGCCGAGAGATCCATTTTacagtaacactttacctgatggggcacaaatacatagtaataactcagttactacttaagcgcaaatcatgaacaaatataactACTTGTGATAAAAGATgagtcacgattcattaatgatgaacaaacatgagatcagtaattCATTTGTGTTAATCATTGCTTCATTAGTTCGTTAATGGTTCATtaatagttccttcagtagttcacaaaggtttacaaaatgaacagatatagtaacaaatacagtaactgcttgagataaaacatgagatcagtacgtAACTaaaacttagtttgtggttaattaatacataagtaatagtataataTTACACTCTCTGTGCACCATCAAATAAAGTGTTACGCATTGCACAATGTACAGTACTCTGAATTTTTGTTTAAAGATTAAGTACCATTAATGGGTTCCAGCAAATTAACTGATGTCTGATGAGAGGGCCCAGGAGTTTGGGGATACAGAGGCTAATGTAAGCATTGTAGTAGGACTCTGGGAACAAAACTCTCCACTCCGCAAACCGACTGAGAATCTTCTTAACATCCGAGAACTCTTCCTGAACATCAGCAAAGATCTCCTGCGACCTCCTCAGTATTTCAGCTGGAGGACAAAAGCGACAATTACGGCAGGCACACCCCTCAAACTAGGGAcatgaacaaataaataaaataatcactATGCATAACACAAACTAAGGGGGAATAAGATAATAAGCACTGACCGCCATCCAGTCCATACGTGACACTCTTACCTCTCTTTCTTTCCAGTTCCACTTTCTCGTGTGTCAGTGGTTCACAGCCGCCCTCACAACCTGCTTCAAGGTCACTGTTCTGGCTGACAGTGCTAAAATGTTAACTCATGTTATTCACCTGAACTGATATGCAAAGTCCAGTCAtgcacaaaataagtgagtAGCGACCAAAATTTACACTGAAAAGAACATATTTAGAAACTGATAACAGATATCTAGAACCTAAAATGTTCTTCCACAGCCGCGCTGCTTTAACCCTTTCAATGACGCGTCGGTCACCACTGATCTATGACACACACGCTGTCCGTCTAACTTCTTGCCTACCTTTGTTCTGAGATCTCTGTGAGGTTTTTCTCTGCAACTTCGGTGATGACTGGATCTGTGTTATCTAGAGGATCATATAAAAATGGCAATGAGTGAAACGAGGCCTTGAAATAACAGAAGTAACAAATTTACCAAGACTATTCTTAATGTTAAACAGAAATATATCAAACAGTCAAGTTAAATTTCTGTTCAAATCTGCTGCATGCATAGTGACGCAGCCCAAAAACACGAAGCACACTCACAGACCAGCTGCTGGAGGTGAGTGGACTCTTTCCTCACTGCTTCTCGCCTACGAGACATCAGCGCCTCAGCCTGGTCAATGAGCAGTGTGTGCATTTCCATCTCTGCTGCATTAATGGGCACTATCTGGGAAAGAAAGCAGAGTCGAATTGCAACAATCAGCTTGTTTTACATGCAAAACAGATCGATTATTTATTCTACAGGCTGGATGGAAAGACTCCTATCCCTGATGAAGAAAGTATAGGCTGCAAAATTCCATTTCTATGCTAAATTAATTATGGTACTACATTATGAATTTGACAAAACGTCAAGCCACAGCAGTTATTTCATCCTGTCAAATTCAATGTTcacaatataaatgttaaaaaaaacccacaactaaaagacCAATGGGGACACTACTTCCTTATACAGTCACCCAGCACCTCTCCCCTTTGCCC from Brienomyrus brachyistius isolate T26 chromosome 14, BBRACH_0.4, whole genome shotgun sequence encodes the following:
- the gcfc2 gene encoding GC-rich sequence DNA-binding factor 2, encoding MFNKRPKRNFRQRKHESSDEEEGNRNGNGAEDGKEAPASLRSQDRGVSCSSRPEVVIPKADSSGCEDARSKTDDPAKLDFPKKRNIFSFSEDKEADGCEFKVKKSAEKEVVFKARKKEDSPAKELHPKAQKDADAINLSSEEDSKCIEVDEEMRKSENDSSSPRSTPSRTSEPRPGVIPDARQIRAARKHRRKARTQRDYIPLDGNQGGTSGEGEDEEEDDDDDDDDFVGKYSDDEPDDHQRRIQFAPKSKSIRERIAEKIGGSESECDSPDSEEEDDRTLWEEQQIGKGVRRHKFPDGSNSRDTVKPKKKVDIPQSLPAVSIDVIRKRITGRLESLREVHRAHEAEYQRMQLDMESAKASSELLESGSSDEQHKFYRGMRVYVQNLTECLTEKIVPINAAEMEMHTLLIDQAEALMSRRREAVRKESTHLQQLVYNTDPVITEVAEKNLTEISEQSTVSQNSDLEAGCEGGCEPLTHEKVELERKRAEILRRSQEIFADVQEEFSDVKKILSRFAEWRVLFPESYYNAYISLCIPKLLGPLIRHQLICWNPLMVDSEDFESLPWYSAVEKFCHGQGYEESDNADKETLPSIIQKSILPKIEGFVELTWDPLSSGQCHCLVNLCQRLQDDYHVFDGEQNKNAKAFLEAVTTRLRSAVDEDVYVPLYPKKFLDDKTWQAYRFQDRQFWSAVKLLGNITLWDGLVPENVLMELALDKLLNRYLMMVLLNAPPEKESLEKCKKVAACFPKSWFTEAESHSSIPQLQNFIRHLLQTTHSLCEKDPDVTSQREVIADVLTVLRSLNALDSIANITEKYHYKDV